From a region of the Clostridia bacterium genome:
- the aspS gene encoding aspartate--tRNA ligase, with protein MSESLKGLKRSHYCGLVGKTEVGKKVTLMGWIHRRRDHGGVIFLDLRDREGCLQIVFNPDQGSELFKKAETVRNEDVVAVVGVVARRPVGTVNPDLKTGEIEVLAEELRILSKAKTPPFYITDQIDVDENIRLRYRYLDLRRPLMQKNFKLRHQALQVIRQYFSKKGFLEIETPLLTKSTPEGARDYLVPSRLSAGKFFALPQSPQLFKQLLMAAGFDKYYQIARCFRDEDLRADRQPEFTQLDIEMSFVEQEDILELIEVMLKELFKECLGVELEIPLPRLSYQQAVADYGTDKPDLRFNLKLVEISEIVKETEFKVFKEVIKNGGQVKAINAKGCGNYSRKEIDDLTKLVKVYGAKGLAYFILTETGIKSPIKKFFTNEEGERIVKALDGQPGDLLLFVADKPSVVAAALGHLRLELGKCLGLINEELFNFLWVVDFPLLEYDEQEKRWTAVHHPFTSPHYEDLPLWATSPEKVRAQAYDLVLNGVEIGGGSIRIHQKEIQELMFKTLGLTTQEIREKFGFLLEAFEYGVPPHGGIALGIDRLIMLLAKRQTIRDVIAFPKTQSAADLMTEAPSEVFAAQLAELHLQIITDEE; from the coding sequence GGTTTAGTTGGTAAAACAGAGGTGGGTAAAAAGGTAACTTTAATGGGCTGGATACATCGCCGCAGAGACCACGGTGGGGTAATTTTTTTGGATTTAAGGGATCGAGAAGGTTGTTTACAGATTGTTTTTAATCCAGATCAAGGCAGCGAATTATTTAAAAAGGCGGAAACAGTTAGAAACGAAGATGTTGTCGCCGTGGTAGGAGTAGTTGCTCGGCGACCTGTAGGAACGGTAAATCCTGATTTAAAAACAGGTGAAATTGAGGTTTTAGCTGAAGAACTGCGGATCCTAAGTAAAGCTAAAACTCCTCCTTTTTACATTACAGATCAAATAGATGTGGATGAAAATATTCGTTTGCGATATCGTTATTTGGATTTGCGCCGTCCGCTTATGCAAAAAAATTTTAAATTAAGACATCAAGCACTACAAGTAATACGCCAATATTTTTCGAAAAAAGGCTTTTTAGAAATAGAGACACCACTTTTAACTAAAAGTACACCAGAAGGAGCACGCGACTATTTAGTGCCTAGTCGGTTATCTGCAGGTAAATTTTTTGCTTTACCACAATCACCACAATTATTTAAGCAATTATTAATGGCTGCCGGTTTTGATAAATATTATCAAATTGCACGCTGTTTTCGTGATGAAGATTTACGAGCAGATCGTCAGCCTGAATTTACCCAATTAGACATAGAAATGTCTTTTGTCGAACAAGAAGATATTTTAGAGCTAATAGAGGTAATGTTAAAAGAATTATTTAAAGAATGTTTAGGGGTAGAACTTGAAATCCCGCTACCGCGTTTAAGTTATCAACAAGCAGTGGCAGATTATGGAACAGATAAACCAGATTTGCGATTTAATCTAAAATTGGTAGAGATAAGTGAAATTGTTAAGGAAACCGAATTTAAGGTTTTTAAAGAAGTCATTAAAAATGGTGGTCAAGTAAAAGCTATTAATGCTAAGGGCTGTGGAAATTATTCGCGTAAGGAAATTGATGATTTAACCAAATTGGTTAAAGTTTACGGAGCAAAGGGCTTAGCTTATTTTATACTTACGGAAACAGGTATTAAGTCACCAATTAAAAAGTTTTTTACTAATGAGGAGGGTGAAAGGATAGTAAAAGCTTTGGACGGTCAGCCTGGGGATTTGCTTTTATTTGTAGCCGACAAGCCTTCTGTTGTAGCCGCCGCTTTGGGCCACTTGCGTTTGGAATTGGGTAAGTGTTTGGGTTTAATTAATGAGGAACTTTTTAATTTCTTATGGGTGGTTGATTTTCCTTTATTGGAATATGATGAACAGGAAAAAAGGTGGACAGCTGTACACCATCCTTTTACTTCCCCACATTACGAAGATTTGCCGCTTTGGGCTACTTCACCAGAAAAGGTTAGAGCCCAGGCCTATGATTTAGTTCTTAATGGTGTAGAAATTGGCGGTGGCAGTATTCGTATTCATCAAAAAGAAATTCAAGAACTAATGTTTAAAACTTTAGGTTTAACTACCCAAGAAATACGGGAGAAATTCGGTTTTCTTCTAGAGGCTTTTGAATATGGTGTGCCTCCACATGGTGGTATAGCCTTGGGTATAGATCGTTTAATTATGCTACTTGCTAAAAGACAAACTATTAGGGATGTAATTGCTTTTCCAAAAACACAAAGTGCTGCAGATTTAATGACAGAAGCTCCTTCCGAGGTTTTTGCGGCACAACTCGCAGAACTACATTTGCAGATTATTACTGATGAGGAATAA